Proteins encoded by one window of Oreochromis niloticus isolate F11D_XX linkage group LG17, O_niloticus_UMD_NMBU, whole genome shotgun sequence:
- the LOC109195078 gene encoding uncharacterized protein LOC109195078, translating into MLPFAVVEFLDGGGVSIIPCKWFTGPAEDSCFWPPGRVNINKAVKDGVTPDANWSQYRVRILGKAENYENARVKLRRSEATSDLQTESDSGSRLGKGKQKRRPVIQSSSDEDWDNAAEQPETSSPSAMENRHSSETPHLNITHPFVQLPPPSTPSPVVSQPVPRQLVQATNTSMFVRVITLLEDIKETQRIHSRMLQSLLKQRDGPVAAVLPEGAVFPLQTVADVEALEQKLIDPVFLKEVVAVVVEIGGSTVDEATRKMMAFIMDNALSRQYNFVGRHGKQEFRGLKIFEVLYGSLKKNALTSQITRKEAEKAASKWFIGARDRGGNRMAGAQCRVQESILEDGSH; encoded by the exons ATGCTACCATTTGCAGTTGTTGAATTTCTGGATGGTGGAGGTGTATCCATAATTCCTTGCAAGTGGTTTACAGGACCAGCGGAAGATTCTTGTTTCTGGCCACCAGGGAGAGTCAATATCAATAAGGCTGTAAAGGATGGAGTTACTCCAGATGCAAACTGGTCACAGTACAGAGTTCGCATCTTGGGGAAAGCTG AAAACTATGAAAATGCCAGGGTGAAACTGCGGAGGTCTGAAGCAACCTCTGATCTGCAGACTGAGTCGGATTCTGGAAGCAGATTGGGAAAAGGGAAGCAGAAAAGGAG GCCAGTGATCCAGTCAAGCTCAGATGAGGATTGGGACAACGCTGCGGAACAGCCAGAGACCTCATCACCATCAGCAATGGAGAATAGACATTCAAGTGAAACTCCCCACCTGAACATCACTCATCCATTTGTTCAGCTACCACCACCCTCAACTCCTTCACCTGTGGTTTCACAACCAGTTCCAAGACAACTTGTACAAGCCACCAATACCAGCATGTTTGTACGTGTTATAACCCTCCTGGAAGACATTAAGGAGACTCAGAGGATCCACAGTCGAATGCTACAGTCTCTCCTCAAACAACGTGATGGACCAGTTGCTGCAGTATTACCCGAGGGTGCTGTTTTTCCTCTCCAGACAGTCGCAGATGTGGAAGCACTGGAGCAAAAACTGATAGACCCTGTCTTCCTGAAAGAAGTG GTTGCTGTTGTGGTAGAGATCGGTGGGAGCACTGTTGATGAAGCCACCAGAAAAATGATGGCCTTCATTATGGACAATGCTCTTTCCAGGCAATATAACTTCGTTGGGCGCCATGGAAAGCAGGAATTTCGAGGGCTTAAAATTTTTGAAGTGCTATATG GCAGCTTGAAAAAAAATGCTCTTACCAGCCAGATTaccagaaaagaggcagaaaagGCAGCATCCAAGTGGTTTATTGGTGCAAGAGATAGAGGAGGAAATCGCATGGCAGGGGCACAGTGTCGTGTGCAAGAGAG CATACTTGAAGACGGCTCTCACTAA